AGATTTCATTAGAAAAACGAATTGCCATTACCGCACGTTCCAAAGGTACATTTGGTCTAATTTTTTCTCTACATAGCACCTTGCCGTCTAAGGTGTCTAGTTTCCACTCTTTAGGCCCTACTACCTGGTAATCTCTTGAGTCTACCGCATAAAAAGGGTCGTTTAAATCTTTAAACAACACTTCTTGTTCGCCACTTTTTGTTTTATAAATGGGGAATATACCAAAAGATGTTGATCGTCTTTTAGTGACTCTTGCCACATCCCAATGTAGACAGGCCAATTGAAAGGAATGACAAATAAGAAAAACGTGCTTCTTTACTGAATTTGATAAATTATGATATAAAATGGCATCCAAAAAAGAAAAATATTTTTGCTCCCATTCGGCCCCGGTTTTTAGAGGAGAACCTGGTCCTCCAGAGGATATAAAAATATCATATGAATTTAAATCCGGTAATTCTTGATCAATTCTTACCTCAAAAA
The genomic region above belongs to Maribacter hydrothermalis and contains:
- a CDS encoding type 1 glutamine amidotransferase — protein: MNSNYKIAVLDMNAGRPNEGMRCITTLVGEFLTQEDIKGTYDVFEVRIDQELPDLNSYDIFISSGGPGSPLKTGAEWEQKYFSFLDAILYHNLSNSVKKHVFLICHSFQLACLHWDVARVTKRRSTSFGIFPIYKTKSGEQEVLFKDLNDPFYAVDSRDYQVVGPKEWKLDTLDGKVLCREKIRPNVPLERAVMAIRFSNEIFGVQFHPEADAEGMSHYFGKPEKRAQIVKRHGKKKYLEMITQLDDKSKIWKTNRTLIPTFLKLAAEAIESQKLQTV